Proteins encoded within one genomic window of Pigmentiphaga sp. H8:
- a CDS encoding AAA family ATPase encodes MPGMEMVFIYGPVASGKLTIARELGRLTGFSVFHNHLIVDAVASVFPFGTEPFVRLRERMWLEMMHEAAVAARSLVFTFAPEPSVAAGFPRRALDVVKAAGGRTRFVRLSVPVAEQEKRLVAPSRAEFGKLRSLDLLRELREQFAASERAMPEPHVAIDTCALAPADAARAIIKALALPLASTK; translated from the coding sequence ATGCCCGGCATGGAAATGGTTTTTATCTATGGACCCGTCGCATCCGGCAAATTGACCATTGCACGGGAGCTCGGTCGCCTGACCGGTTTTTCCGTCTTCCACAATCACCTGATTGTCGATGCCGTGGCTTCCGTGTTCCCCTTCGGTACCGAACCGTTTGTCAGGCTGCGGGAACGCATGTGGCTTGAAATGATGCACGAGGCCGCTGTGGCCGCGCGCTCCCTTGTCTTCACGTTCGCGCCGGAGCCGTCGGTTGCCGCGGGCTTTCCCCGGCGGGCGCTCGACGTGGTGAAGGCCGCCGGCGGCAGGACACGGTTCGTCCGACTGAGCGTTCCCGTGGCCGAGCAGGAAAAGCGCCTGGTCGCGCCCAGCCGTGCCGAGTTCGGGAAGCTTCGATCGCTCGATCTCCTGCGGGAATTGCGCGAGCAGTTTGCCGCGTCCGAGCGAGCCATGCCGGAGCCGCACGTCGCCATCGATACCTGCGCGCTGGCGCCCGCGGACGCGGCCCGCGCGATCATCAAGGCACTGGCCTTGCCCTTGGCATCCACCAAATAA
- the ahpF gene encoding alkyl hydroperoxide reductase subunit F, with the protein MLDANLKTQLQAYLEKITQPIEIVASLDDGDKSRELAELLKEIAGLSERITLIERRDDAERKPSFTINRPGQDIGIRFAAIPLGHEFTSLVLALLQVGGHPIKLDADVIEQIKNLDGDFSFETYVSLSCQNCPEVVQALNVMSLLNPRIRQVTIDGALFEDEVEKRQVMAVPTVYLNGEVFGQGRMSVEEFLAKLDSGAGQRDAEKLSAREPYDVLIVGGGPAGAAAAVYAARKGIRTGVVAERFGGQVLDTLAIENFISVKETEGPQFATALEEHVKAYDVDIMNVQRAEALVPGAKMIEVKLANGGVLKGRSVILATGARWREVNVPGEREYRNHGVAYCPHCDGPLFKGKRVSVIGGGNSGVEAAIDLAGLVEHVTLLEFAPELRADAVLQRKLNSLSNVTVITQAQTTEITGDGKKVNGLKYKDRQSGDEHHIELEGVFVQIGLVPNTEWLKGTLALSKHGEIEVDARGQTSVPGVFAAGDVTTVPYKQIIIAAGEGAKAALSAFDHLIRSSVEADAPETAAVPA; encoded by the coding sequence ATGTTGGACGCCAATCTCAAGACCCAGTTGCAGGCCTACCTGGAAAAAATCACGCAGCCGATCGAGATCGTCGCGTCCCTCGACGACGGCGACAAGTCTCGCGAGCTCGCTGAACTCCTGAAGGAAATCGCCGGACTGTCGGAACGCATCACGCTGATCGAGCGACGCGACGACGCCGAGCGCAAGCCCTCCTTCACCATCAACCGCCCCGGCCAGGACATCGGCATCCGCTTTGCCGCCATTCCCCTGGGCCATGAATTCACGTCGCTGGTCCTGGCCCTGCTCCAGGTCGGCGGCCACCCGATCAAGCTCGATGCCGACGTGATCGAGCAGATCAAGAACCTGGACGGCGACTTCTCGTTCGAGACCTATGTGTCGCTGTCCTGCCAGAACTGCCCCGAGGTCGTCCAGGCGCTGAACGTGATGTCGCTGCTGAACCCGCGCATCCGCCAGGTCACGATCGACGGCGCGCTGTTCGAGGACGAGGTCGAGAAGCGCCAGGTCATGGCCGTGCCCACGGTCTACCTGAACGGCGAAGTGTTCGGCCAGGGCCGCATGAGCGTGGAAGAATTCCTTGCCAAGCTCGACAGCGGCGCGGGCCAGCGCGACGCCGAGAAGCTGAGCGCGCGCGAACCGTACGACGTGCTGATCGTCGGCGGCGGGCCGGCGGGCGCGGCCGCGGCCGTCTACGCGGCGCGCAAGGGCATCCGCACCGGCGTCGTGGCCGAGCGCTTCGGCGGCCAGGTCCTGGACACGCTGGCGATCGAGAACTTCATCTCCGTCAAGGAGACCGAGGGGCCCCAGTTCGCCACCGCGCTGGAAGAACACGTCAAGGCCTACGACGTCGACATCATGAACGTGCAACGCGCCGAGGCCCTGGTGCCCGGCGCCAAGATGATCGAGGTCAAGCTGGCCAACGGCGGCGTGCTCAAGGGCCGATCCGTCATCCTGGCCACCGGCGCCCGCTGGCGCGAGGTGAACGTGCCGGGCGAGCGCGAGTACCGCAACCACGGCGTGGCGTACTGCCCGCACTGCGACGGCCCGCTGTTCAAGGGCAAGCGCGTGTCCGTGATCGGCGGCGGCAACTCGGGCGTGGAAGCGGCGATCGACCTGGCCGGCCTGGTCGAACACGTGACCCTGCTGGAATTCGCCCCCGAACTGCGTGCCGATGCGGTGCTGCAGCGCAAGCTCAACAGCCTGTCCAACGTCACGGTCATCACCCAGGCGCAGACCACCGAGATCACCGGTGACGGCAAGAAGGTGAACGGCCTGAAGTACAAGGACCGGCAATCGGGCGACGAGCACCACATCGAACTCGAAGGCGTGTTCGTGCAGATCGGCCTGGTGCCCAACACCGAATGGCTCAAGGGCACCCTGGCGCTGAGCAAACATGGGGAAATCGAGGTCGATGCCAGGGGCCAGACCTCGGTGCCCGGCGTGTTCGCCGCGGGCGACGTGACGACCGTGCCGTACAAGCAGATCATCATCGCCGCGGGTGAAGGCGCGAAGGCCGCGCTCAGCGCCTTCGACCACCTGATCCGCTCGTCGGTGGAAGCCGACGCGCCGGAAACGGCTGCAGTGCCCGCCTGA
- the ahpC gene encoding alkyl hydroperoxide reductase subunit C, giving the protein MSLVNTQVKPFKATAFKEGKFVEVTDQTLKGKWAVVVFYPADFTFVCPTELEDLADNYAEFQKLGVEVFSVSTDTHFSHKAWHDTSPAIGKIKYTMIGDPTWEVTQNFEVLREGQGLADRGTFIIDPQGVIQAVEVTAEGIGRDAKELLRKVKAAIYVANHPGEVCPAKWKEGEKTLAPSLDLVGKI; this is encoded by the coding sequence ATGTCTCTAGTCAATACTCAGGTCAAGCCGTTCAAAGCGACCGCCTTCAAGGAAGGCAAGTTCGTCGAAGTCACCGACCAGACCCTGAAGGGCAAGTGGGCCGTGGTGGTGTTCTATCCGGCCGACTTCACCTTCGTGTGCCCGACCGAGCTGGAAGACCTGGCCGACAACTACGCCGAATTCCAGAAGCTGGGCGTCGAGGTGTTCTCGGTCTCGACCGACACCCACTTCTCGCACAAGGCCTGGCACGACACCTCGCCCGCCATCGGCAAGATCAAGTACACGATGATCGGCGACCCCACCTGGGAAGTCACCCAGAACTTCGAAGTCCTGCGTGAAGGCCAGGGCCTGGCCGACCGCGGCACCTTCATCATCGACCCGCAAGGCGTGATCCAGGCCGTCGAAGTGACCGCCGAAGGCATCGGCCGCGACGCCAAGGAACTGCTGCGCAAGGTCAAGGCCGCCATCTACGTGGCCAACCACCCGGGCGAAGTCTGCCCCGCCAAGTGGAAGGAAGGCGAGAAGACGCTGGCTCCTTCGCTGGACCTGGTCGGCAAGATCTAA